In a genomic window of Zingiber officinale cultivar Zhangliang chromosome 9B, Zo_v1.1, whole genome shotgun sequence:
- the LOC122023000 gene encoding uncharacterized protein LOC122023000 → MMILTWVMMMMLRNLKMNQRLLGKNQPLRNLLLFQHHPKMLKGNCQRSSLRKRKWQSWMHFYMKWALQIKIVILHKMRQLQLEQSSEGEKKESVGAPSENRILKKKKSKKEKSSKEQEEHDQNQQKGDIEAEVADATAVDVKERIKKVASMRKKKSSKEMDVEQLNKRASYLM, encoded by the exons ATGATGATCTTGACAtgggtgatgatgatgatgttgaggAACCTGAAAATGAACCAAAGGCTATTAGGAAAGAACCAACCATTGAGAAACCTGCTCCTTTTTCAGCACCACCCAAAGATGCTGAAAGGCAACTGTCAAAGAAGTAgcttaagaaaaaggaaatggcAGAGCTGGATGCACTTCTACATGAAATGGGCATtgcaaataaagatagtaatactGCATAAAATGAGACAGCTG CAACTGGAGCAAAGTAGTgaaggggagaagaaagaaagtgtTGGTGCTCCTTCAGAGAACAGaatcttaaagaagaagaaatccaagaaagaaaaatCATCAAAGGAACAGGAGGAGCATGATCAAAATCAACAGAAAGGAGACATTGAAGCTGAAGTGGCAGATGCAACTGCAGTTGACGTAAAGGAAAGGATAAAGAAGGTGGCCTCCATGAGGAAGAAGAAATCAAGCAAAGAGATGGATGTcgaacagttgaataaaagggcttctTACTTgatgtaa